One window of Penaeus chinensis breed Huanghai No. 1 chromosome 1, ASM1920278v2, whole genome shotgun sequence genomic DNA carries:
- the LOC125027558 gene encoding alpha-2C adrenergic receptor-like — protein MDLASNFTGAGVDDSSSILEYIEALDQELEGFAGNNSLGLYNDTFNGTFWVYPWGASMYPSGYSTLEIVIITVIITVAMIVVVVGNMLVIIAIATEKALKNITNWFIASLAVSDFLLGLVIMPFSLANLLMGYWMFGDLWCELHAAIDVLLSTASINNICLISLDRYWSITHAVAYLKKRTPERAAIMIVAVWLFSGLVSIPPLLGWKEVRAPEDFPKCTVSTHVSFT, from the coding sequence ATGGATCTCGCGTCCAATTTCACCGGCGCAGGAGTGGACGACTCCTCCAGCATCCTTGAGTACATCGAGGCTCTGGACCAGGAGCTGGAGGGCTTCGCCGGGAACAATTCCTTGGGCCTCTACAACGACACGTTCAATGGCACATTCTGGGTGTATCCGTGGGGGGCGTCCATGTACCCCTCGGGATACAGCACCCTGGAAATCGtcatcattacagtcatcatcaccGTGGCCATGATCGTGGTAGTGGTCGGGAACATGCtggtcatcatcgccatcgccacgGAGAAGGCGCTCAAAAACATCACAAACTGGTTTATCGCCTCCCTGGCCGTGTCGGACTTCCTGCTCGGCCTGGTGATCATGCCCTTCAGCCTGGCCAACCTCCTCATGGGCTACTGGATGTTCGGCGACCTGTGGTGCGAGCTCCACGCGGCCATTGACGTCCTCCTCTCAACCGCGTCCATCAACAACATCTGCCTCATTTCCCTGGACAGGTATTGGAGCATCACCCACGCCGTCGCCTACCTGAAGAAGCGGACACCGGAGAGGGCGGCCATCATGATCGTGGCCGTGTGGCTCTTCTCTGGCCTCGTGTCCATCCCGCCCTTGCTCGGATGGAAGGAGGTGCGGGCGCCCGAGGACTTCCCCAAATGCACGGTGAGTACCCACGTTTCGTTCACGTAG